In Hallerella succinigenes, the following are encoded in one genomic region:
- a CDS encoding rhodanese-like domain-containing protein, which yields MKHFTLFALLILCICGFTFAGNDSKDLFTTVSWEKAIEMSKDKKAKAIFVDVRTPQEVAQGTVAGSLNIPLQQIQARYSELPKDKNLLIFCRSGKRSRAASDFLIQQGYTKVYNVDGGFLAAPPSAAFK from the coding sequence ATGAAGCACTTTACCCTTTTCGCACTTCTCATCCTCTGCATTTGCGGTTTTACCTTCGCGGGAAACGATTCCAAGGATTTGTTCACCACGGTCTCTTGGGAAAAGGCGATTGAAATGAGCAAGGATAAGAAAGCCAAGGCTATTTTTGTAGATGTCCGCACTCCGCAGGAAGTCGCCCAGGGTACCGTCGCCGGTTCTTTGAACATTCCTCTGCAGCAGATTCAGGCCCGCTACTCGGAACTTCCGAAAGACAAGAACCTGCTTATATTCTGCCGCAGCGGAAAGCGAAGCCGTGCCGCTTCAGATTTTTTGATTCAGCAGGGTTATACCAAGGTTTACAATGTGGACGGTGGATTCTTGGCAGCACCGCCGTCAGCCGCTTTTAAATAA
- a CDS encoding GGDEF domain-containing protein codes for MGFLAAAFMLAAVFIVSLIGVSKNRSSNNSIVWDSPWEVTYHGKTSQPPSLAQYRPIQGEAPLGDSLLLETTLPTRLSDYSALHIRLFVSTMDVYLNDEKIYSYGQELLSEGLIVGSGYHRIELPAGWGGQKLRLKVYAAESGAFDIMPETTILPNQMMGAPYLAEHISVSFCIAIFMTLFGAMAMVGGIGAMGFAGYFVRLPLIGFFSFVLGIWTICYTHEIQLISLNLEFNAILEYAMLYLAPISIELLFVSMRRKKLSGWRWYGLVSLPIFNGIFFAGTTILQLAHVANYPQFLLLFHIYMVLGIVFLMVPGVVYSKKDGLPERISDIGFLLFCLSCIAELVVFNLSRVTPGVDPRGNPITSWGLLVYLMSLLVSYVIYLQRAIVNKTEKDLLSSLAYRDALTGLYNRAKCEQIFDVLNGIGSDYAVTSIDMNGLKKLNDTYGHGKGDEQLQAFAKTLSEAFKGIGTPIRMGGDEFLVIVRQEHLNDMETAFEKMRVLQEEASQVLPIPLSASYGTAMRSEVRSTAGDVYRLADDRMYKMKKESKDTRED; via the coding sequence ATGGGATTTCTTGCGGCAGCATTTATGCTTGCGGCGGTGTTCATTGTTTCATTGATTGGGGTTTCTAAAAATCGTTCTTCGAACAATTCCATTGTTTGGGATTCTCCTTGGGAAGTGACGTACCATGGGAAGACATCGCAGCCACCATCACTGGCTCAGTATCGACCGATTCAAGGGGAAGCTCCACTTGGGGATTCCTTGCTTTTGGAAACGACCTTGCCGACGCGACTTTCGGATTATTCCGCATTGCATATTCGATTGTTTGTGTCGACGATGGATGTTTATTTAAACGACGAAAAAATTTATTCCTACGGGCAAGAACTTTTAAGCGAAGGCTTGATAGTGGGAAGCGGATATCATCGGATTGAACTTCCGGCTGGATGGGGCGGCCAAAAATTAAGGCTGAAAGTTTATGCGGCGGAATCGGGAGCCTTTGACATTATGCCAGAGACGACGATTCTACCGAATCAGATGATGGGCGCTCCGTATTTGGCGGAGCATATTTCGGTGTCGTTCTGCATCGCGATTTTTATGACCCTGTTCGGGGCGATGGCGATGGTCGGCGGCATCGGCGCAATGGGCTTTGCGGGCTATTTCGTCCGTTTGCCGTTGATCGGATTCTTTTCCTTCGTACTCGGTATTTGGACGATTTGTTACACGCATGAAATTCAGCTGATTTCGCTGAACCTGGAATTCAATGCGATTCTTGAATATGCGATGCTTTATCTTGCACCGATTTCGATCGAACTTCTATTCGTCAGTATGCGCAGAAAGAAACTTTCGGGATGGCGCTGGTACGGGCTTGTGTCACTTCCGATTTTTAATGGAATCTTTTTTGCCGGAACGACGATTCTCCAGCTTGCGCATGTGGCGAACTATCCTCAATTCCTGTTGCTTTTCCATATTTACATGGTCTTGGGTATCGTGTTCCTGATGGTGCCGGGAGTTGTTTATTCTAAAAAGGATGGACTTCCGGAAAGAATTTCCGATATCGGATTTTTGCTCTTCTGCCTTTCTTGTATCGCAGAACTTGTCGTATTTAATTTGAGCCGGGTTACACCGGGTGTGGATCCGCGAGGAAATCCGATTACGTCTTGGGGACTTCTCGTCTATTTGATGTCTTTGCTCGTCAGTTATGTGATTTACTTGCAGCGTGCGATTGTGAACAAAACGGAAAAGGACCTGCTTTCTTCGCTTGCGTACCGAGATGCTTTGACGGGGCTTTACAACCGTGCAAAATGTGAGCAAATTTTCGACGTGCTGAACGGAATCGGTTCGGACTATGCGGTGACGAGTATCGACATGAACGGCCTAAAGAAGCTGAACGATACCTATGGGCATGGGAAGGGCGATGAACAGCTCCAGGCATTTGCTAAAACCTTGTCCGAAGCGTTCAAGGGAATCGGAACTCCGATTCGTATGGGCGGCGATGAATTTTTGGTGATTGTACGGCAGGAACATTTGAACGATATGGAAACCGCCTTTGAAAAAATGCGAGTTCTTCAGGAAGAAGCCTCGCAAGTTTTGCCAATCCCGCTTTCCGCGTCTTACGGAACCGCGATGCGTAGTGAAGTGCGTTCTACCGCAGGCGATGTTTACCGCCTCGCGGACGATCGCATGTACAAGATGAAAAAAGAATCCAAGGATACGCGCGAGGATTAG
- a CDS encoding pseudouridine synthase — protein sequence MPLKRFGVARILNKRGYCSRSVAENLVREGRVTLDGRLVRDPETPATESSKITVDGKPVSKIAHVYFAMNKPRGIVTTASDEKGRKTVMDLLKGKLPQHVFPVGRLDKASEGLLLFTNDTAFADRILAPETHLEKEYHVQVSRAPSREEMEQMKKGVLVPPRVFGESPEQMRMADVRVLRTGEKTAWLSVVLHEGKNREIRRILQTFEIEVLRLVRVRIGNWALGNLKPGEISKLSLDNA from the coding sequence ATGCCTCTGAAACGTTTCGGCGTCGCCCGAATTCTCAACAAACGCGGATACTGTTCCCGCTCTGTAGCCGAAAATCTTGTCCGTGAAGGTCGTGTGACCTTAGATGGGCGCCTTGTCCGCGACCCGGAAACGCCTGCAACGGAATCTTCTAAAATCACCGTCGATGGAAAGCCTGTTTCGAAAATAGCGCATGTTTACTTCGCAATGAACAAACCCCGTGGAATTGTGACGACCGCTTCCGATGAAAAGGGACGTAAAACGGTCATGGACCTTTTGAAAGGAAAATTGCCGCAGCATGTTTTCCCTGTTGGACGTCTCGACAAGGCGAGCGAAGGTCTGCTTCTTTTTACCAACGACACCGCTTTCGCAGACCGCATTCTTGCCCCGGAAACACATCTAGAAAAAGAATATCACGTTCAGGTTTCCCGTGCACCCTCCAGAGAAGAAATGGAGCAAATGAAAAAAGGAGTTCTGGTTCCTCCGCGCGTTTTTGGAGAATCTCCGGAACAGATGCGAATGGCGGATGTTCGCGTTTTACGAACCGGCGAAAAAACGGCTTGGCTTTCCGTTGTGCTGCATGAAGGCAAGAATCGAGAAATTCGGCGTATTTTGCAGACTTTTGAAATAGAAGTCTTGCGCCTTGTCCGCGTTCGCATTGGAAATTGGGCGCTTGGGAATTTAAAACCCGGTGAAATTTCCAAATTGTCTTTAGACAACGCATAA